One window of Carassius auratus strain Wakin unplaced genomic scaffold, ASM336829v1 scaf_tig00216181, whole genome shotgun sequence genomic DNA carries:
- the LOC113097303 gene encoding gastrula zinc finger protein XlCGF8.2DB has translation MVSVKEEREEVKTGEIFRVKHEETETDTITKMEFIKEETEDMKIEETFTVKLEDTEKPTKMESVNEEREVKIEEVFSLKYEETETQTVLKEDSQKPNEKEDNNHHDFTTKGKSTKKISEKRVQMTKSNDSFTCSQCGKCFSKKKNLVLHMRVHTGEKRFSCQQCGKSFTTKLNFRNHMMVHTGEKPFTCHECGKSFTAELNLRNHMKVHTRERSFTCQECGKSFTQNGNLKVHMRTHTGEKPYICTQCVKCFAHKNTFNYHMKIHIQEKSFTCRKCGKSFTDKQSLEVHMKVHTGEKPYVCSLCGKSFRHKKTLNHHMKNHNGEKLFACEQCGKRFRYKNSISNHMRLHTGKRPYTCKLCGKSFTQKGTLKIHLRIHKREKPFKCVEND, from the exons ATGGTGTCAGttaaagaggagagagaagaagtgaagactggagaaatattcagagtcaaacatgaagagacTGAGACAGACACTATTacaaagatggagtttattaaagaggagactGAGGACatgaagattgaagaaacattcacAGTCAAACTTGAAGATACTGAGAAACCAACGAAGATGGAGTCAGTTAATGAAGAGAGAGAAGTGAAGATTGAAGAAGTATTCAGTCTGAAATATGAAGAGACTGAGACACAAACAG TGCTGAAAGAGGACAGTCAGAAACCGAATGAGAAGGAAGACAATAATCATCATGATTTCACGACTAAGGGAAAATCCACTAAGAAGATCTCAGAAAAAAGAGTTCAGATGAccaaatcaaatgattcattcacttgctctcagtgtggaaagtgttttagtaaaaaaaaaaaccttgtactccacatgagagttcacactggagagaagcggttctcctgccaacagtgtggaaagagcttcacaACCAAACTTAACTTTAGGAATCACATGAtggttcacactggagagaagccgttcaCCTGCCatgagtgtggaaagagcttcacaGCCGAACTAAACCTCAGGAATCACATGAAAGTTCACACTAGAGAGAGATCTTTCACCTGCCaagagtgtggaaagagtttcactcaaAATGGAAACCTTAAAGTCCACATGAgaactcacactggagagaaaccatacattTGCACCCAATGTGTAAAGTGTTTTGCACATAAAAACACCTTTAATTACCACATGAAAATTCACATTCAAGAGAAATCTTTCACCTGCCGaaagtgtggaaaaagtttcactGATAAACAAAGCCTTGAAGTCCACATGAAAGTTCACACGGGAGAGAAACCTTATGTTTGCTctctgtgtggaaagagtttcagacaCAAAAAAACCCTTAATCACCACATGAAAAATCACAATGGAGAGAAGTTGTTCGCATGTGAACAGTGTGGAAAGAGGTTTCGTTATAAAAATAGCATCAGCAATCACATGAGGCTTCACACTGGAAAGAGGCCGTATACCTGCAAACTGTGTGGGAAGAGCTTCACACAAAAAGGAACTCTTAAGATTCACCTGAGAATACACAAAAGAGAGAAACCATTCAAATGTGTGGAAAATGACTAA